A genome region from Trichosurus vulpecula isolate mTriVul1 chromosome 5, mTriVul1.pri, whole genome shotgun sequence includes the following:
- the KCNH2 gene encoding potassium voltage-gated channel subfamily H member 2 isoform X2, with product MFILNFEVVMETELAGSLAHDANHRGPPTSWLAPGRGRTFRLKLPALLALTAREPSLRPGGPRAPGAVVVDVDLTPAPPSSESLALDEVTSSLDNHVSGPPGLAEERRALVGPGSPSSVPLTHSSPRTRNLNPDASGSSCSLARTRSRESCASVRRASSADDIEAMRAGTMPPPPRHASTGAMHPLRSSLLNSTSDSDLVRYRTISKIPQITLNFVDLKGDPFLASPASDREIIAPKIKERTHNVTEKVTQVLSLGADVLPEYKLQAPRIHRWTILHYSPFKAVWDWLILLLVIYTAVFTPYSAAFLLSEETPPAPDCGYACQPLAVVDLIVDIMFIVDILINFRTTYVNANEEVVSHPGRIAVHYFKGWFLIDMVAAIPFDLLIFGSGSEELIGLLKTARLLRLVRVARKLDRYSEYGAAVLFLLMCTFALIAHWLACIWYAIGNMEQPFMDSRIGWLHNLGDQIGKPYNGSGSGGPSIKDKYVTALYFTFSSLTSVGFGNVSPNTNSEKIFSICVMLIGSLMYASIFGNVSAIIQRLYSGTARYHTQMLRVREFIRFHQIPNPLRQRLEEYFQHAWSYTNGIDMNAVLKGFPECLQADICLHLNRSLLQHCKPFRGATKGCLRALAMKFKTTHAPPGDTLVHAGDLLTALYFISRGSIEILRGDVVVAILGKNDIFGEPLNLYARPGKSNGDVRALTYCDLHKIQRDDLLEVLDMYPEFSDHFWSSLEITFNLRDTNMIPGSPGSTELDGGFNRLRRRKLSFRRRTDKDAEQSGEGSVVGTGREGAGAGSRARSGGPWDESPSSGPSSPESSEEDETPGPGSSPLRLVPFPSPQPPRDLLGGEPMAEEAEKGSDTCNPLSGAFSGVSNIFSFWGDSRSRQYQELPRCPTPTPTTGLLNIPLASPGRRPRGDVDSRLDALQRQLNRLETRLSTDMAAVLQLLQRQMTLVPPAYSTVTPPAPGLSSDSPLLPVSPIPTLTLDSLSQVSQFLACEELPPGASELPHDGPARRLSLPGQLGALTSQPLHRHGSDPGS from the exons ATGTTCATCCTCAACTTTGAAGTGGTGATGGAGACAGAGTTGGCGGGGTCCCTGGCCCATGACGCCAACCACCGTGGCCCTCCTACCAGTTGGCTGGCCCCAG GCCGTGGCCGGACCTTTCGATTGAAGCTTCCAGCCCTTCTAGCCCTGACGGCTCGGGAACCATCCCTCCGGCCTGGGGGCCCAAGGGCTCCAGGGGCAGTGGTGGTGGATGTGGACCTGACTCCGGCCCCTCCTAGCAGTGAGTCTCTGGCGCTAGATGAGGTGACGTCTTCACTAGACAACCATGTGTCGGGGCCTCCTGGCCTGGCTGAGGAGCGTCGGGCTCTGGTGGGGCCTGGCTCCCCTAGTAGCGTACCTCTTACACACTCCTCACCTCGGACCCGGAACCTCAACCCCGATGCCTCGGGCTCCAGTTGCAGTCTGGCCCGGACCCGCTCTCGTGAGAGCTGTGCTAGCGTCCGACGAGCATCTTCTGCCGATGACATTGAGGCCATGAGGGCAGGCACGatgcccccacccccccgccacgCCAGCACTG GGGCCATGCACCCCCTACGCAGCAGTCTCCTGAACTCCACCTCAGACTCGGACCTCGTCCGTTACCGCACCATCAGCAAGATTCCTCAGATCACCCTGAACTTCGTGGACTTGAAGGGTGATCCTTTCCTGGCCTCACCTGCTAGTGACCGTGAGATCATTGCCCCAAAGATCAAGGAAAGGACCCATAACGTCACTGAGAAAGTCACCCAG GTCCTGTCCCTGGGTGCAGATGTGTTGCCTGAGTACAAGCTGCAGGCACCGAGGATTCACCGCTGGACCATTTTGCACTACAGTCCTTTCAAGGCTGTGTGGGACTGGCTCATCCTCCTGCTGGTCATCTACACTGCTGTCTTCACACCGTACTCGGCAGCCTTCCTGCTGAGTGAAGAGACCCCACCAGCCCCTGACTGTGGCTATGCCTGTCAGCCTTTGGCGGTGGTGGACCTCATCGTGGACATCATGTTCATTGTGGACATCCTCATCAACTTCCGAACCACCTACGTCAACGCCAATGAGGAGGTGGTCAGCCACCCTGGCCGGATCGCCGTCCACTACTTCAAGGGCTGGTTCCTCATCGACATGGTGGCAGCCATCCCCTTTGACCTACTCATCTTTGGCTCCGGCTctgaggag CTGATCGGGCTGCTGAAGACAGCACGGCTGCTGCGGCTGGTGCGGGTGGCAAGGAAGCTGGACCGCTATTCAGAGTATGGGGCTGCTGTGCTCTTCCTGCTTATGTGCACCTTCGCCCTCATCGCACACTGGCTGGCCTGCATCTGGTACGCCATCGGCAACATGGAGCAGCCATTCATGGACTCCCGCATCGGTTGGCTACACAACCTGGGCGACCAGATTGGCAAGCCCTATAATGGCAGTGGTTCAGGGGGCCCTTCCATCAAGGACAAGTATGTCACTGCCCTCTACTTCACCTTCAGCAGTCTAACCAGTGTGGGTTTTGGCAATGTCTCCCCCAACACCAATTCTGAGAAGATCTTCTCCATATGCGTCATGCTAATTGGCT CTCTGATGTATGCCAGCATCTTTGGCAATGTGTCAGCCATCATACAGCGACTGTACTCAGGCACTGCCCGATATCACACCCAAATGCTTCGAGTGCGTGAGTTCATCCGTTTTCACCAGATCCCCAACCCCCTACGACAGCGCCTGGAGGAGTACTTCCAACACGCATGGTCCTATACCAATGGCATTGACATGAATGCG GTGCTGAAGGGCTTCCCTGAGTGTCTCCAGGCTGACATCTGCCTGCACCTGAATCGCTCCTTGCTTCAGCACTGCAAGCCCTTCCGAGGGGCCACCAAGGGCTGCCTTCGGGCACTGGCCATGAAATTCAAGACCACTCATGCCCCGCCTGGGGACACACTCGTACATGCCGGGGACCTGCTAACTGCTCTCTACTTCATTTCTCGAGGCTCCATTGAGATCCTACGTGGTGATGTGGTTGTGGCCATCCTGG GGAAGAATGACATCTTCGGTGAGCCTCTAAACCTGTACGCACGGCCGGGCAAGTCTAATGGCGATGTCCGGGCTCTCACTTATTGCGACCTGCACAAGATCCAGCGTGATGACCTTCTTGAGGTACTGGACATGTACCCCGAGTTCTCCGATCACTTCTGGTCCAGCTTGGAGATCACCTTCAACCTGCGTGAT ACCAATATGATCCCTGGTTCCCCGGGCAGCACTGAACTAGATGGTGGCTTCAACAGGCTGCGCAGACGCAAGTTGTCCTTCCGCCGCCGAACGGACAAGG ATGCGGAGCAGTCAGGAGAGGGCTCAGTGGTAGGCACGGGCCGAGAAGGTGCGGGAGCTGGCAGCCGAGCACGGTCAGGGGGGCCGTGGGACGAGAGCCCTTCCAGCGGCCCCTCCAGCCCAGAGAGCAGCGAGGAAGATGAGACCCCAGGCCCTGGTTCCAGCCCACTCCGTCTGGTGCCCTTCCCTAGCCCCCAGCCTCCCAGGGACCTGCTAGGTGGGGAACCCATGGCTGAGGAGGCTGAGAAGGGCAGTGACACCTGTAATCCCTTGTCag GTGCCTTCTCAGGGGTATCCAACATCTTTAGTTTCTGGGGAGACAGTCGGAGTCGCCAGTACCAGGAACTGCCAAGATGTCCAACCCCAACCCCTACTACTGGGCTCCTCAACATCCCACTGGCCAGCCCCGGCCGCCGGCCCCGAGGAGACGTGGACAGCAGGCTCGATGCCCTACAGAGACAGCTCAACAG GTTGGAGACCCGCCTCAGCACTGACATGGCAGCTGTCCTGCAGCTGCTACAGAGACAGATGACGCTGGTGCCCCCTGCCTATAGCACCGTGACTCCCCCCGCACCCGGTCTCTCTTCCGACTCCCCCTTGTTGCCTGTCAGCCCCATCCCCACTCTCACCCTTGACTCGCTTTCTCAG